One Streptomyces mobaraensis NBRC 13819 = DSM 40847 DNA segment encodes these proteins:
- a CDS encoding TetR/AcrR family transcriptional regulator, which produces MTQGQPGLRERKKLQTRRKLMRVAVELFEERGYDKVSVAEIAAAAEVSKMTVFNYCGSKEDILVGALEDHVGDVARAVRERAPGESVVHAVRRQFLAAVDAFEPAVGMSDEPFVLRMRRLIIETPVLFARAREIAHRSERLLAEELAANVTPDDPELAHVIAGQLIGLRYSLVALNHRRLLAGEPAASFVDDAKALAERAFDSLEFGLGDYGAVRPDTAG; this is translated from the coding sequence ATGACGCAAGGGCAGCCGGGACTGCGGGAACGCAAGAAGCTCCAGACCCGCCGCAAGCTGATGCGGGTCGCCGTCGAACTCTTCGAGGAGCGCGGCTACGACAAGGTCTCGGTCGCCGAGATCGCCGCCGCCGCCGAGGTCTCGAAGATGACGGTCTTCAACTACTGCGGCAGCAAAGAGGACATCCTCGTCGGTGCCCTGGAGGACCACGTCGGCGACGTCGCCCGCGCGGTCCGTGAGCGCGCGCCCGGCGAGTCCGTGGTCCACGCGGTGCGCCGGCAGTTCCTCGCCGCCGTCGACGCGTTCGAACCGGCGGTCGGGATGAGCGACGAACCGTTCGTCCTGCGGATGCGCCGGCTGATCATCGAGACCCCCGTCCTCTTCGCCCGCGCCCGGGAGATCGCCCACCGCAGCGAACGGCTGCTCGCCGAGGAACTGGCGGCGAACGTCACCCCGGACGACCCCGAGCTGGCCCACGTCATCGCCGGCCAGCTCATCGGCCTCCGCTACTCCCTCGTGGCCCTCAACCACCGCCGCCTGCTGGCCGGGGAGCCCGCCGCCTCCTTCGTCGACGACGCGAAGGCGCTGGCGGAACGGGCCTTCGACTCGCTGGAGTTCGGTCTCGGCGACTACGGAGCGGTACGCCCGGACACGGCCGGCTGA
- a CDS encoding MFS transporter: protein MTAPLTAARRRIGFAVCLVTMLLAVLDQNIVSAVTVPIARDLDPVHGIDRIPWLITAFALAATAALPLYGKLCDTLGAKRVFLGAVAIFLAGSALCGAAGSMEWLIAFRAVQGVGGGGLMSVTMVVIAQLKDPARKGAARGSAVGGLVAGAGMALGPLLGAYLADHADWRWIFYVNLPIGVAVLAVAAVVLDLPVPGARHRLDYLGAALAAAFSIALLLVTEWGGRKYAWGSPVVLGLIGGAAVLLALFLWRQATAAEPVLPLGLFRVRTVRVAFAVQALSGVAMMGSIVYVMLYLQVARGVDPTDASLFMLPLALGLTAVGLLTARLGWLPRTTVLSGSVCAGLAMGLLALSGTGTDLWAVRGEMLLLGVGFGQLLGQLIVMVQQAVPVRRLGVATTGIRFFQTLGGALGTALFGTVLARVYAAEGPGGSASGIAALRGGERADAVAAFTSAVDVVFLCAAGAMALALVLALRLPRGAVEEESPGPALSPFPGAHPGPRSNAAAPR from the coding sequence ATGACCGCACCCCTGACCGCCGCCCGGCGGCGCATCGGCTTCGCCGTCTGCCTCGTGACGATGCTGCTGGCCGTGCTCGACCAGAACATCGTCTCGGCCGTCACCGTCCCCATCGCCCGGGACCTCGACCCCGTCCACGGCATCGACCGGATCCCCTGGCTCATCACCGCGTTCGCCCTCGCCGCCACCGCCGCCCTGCCGCTCTACGGCAAGCTCTGCGACACCCTCGGGGCCAAGCGGGTCTTCCTGGGCGCGGTCGCGATCTTCCTGGCCGGCTCGGCGCTCTGCGGCGCGGCCGGCTCGATGGAGTGGCTCATCGCCTTCCGCGCCGTGCAGGGCGTCGGCGGCGGCGGGCTGATGAGCGTCACCATGGTCGTCATCGCCCAGTTGAAGGACCCCGCGCGGAAGGGCGCCGCCAGGGGCTCCGCCGTCGGCGGGCTCGTCGCCGGGGCCGGCATGGCGCTCGGCCCGCTGCTCGGCGCGTACCTGGCCGACCACGCGGACTGGCGCTGGATCTTCTACGTCAACCTGCCCATCGGCGTCGCCGTACTGGCCGTCGCCGCGGTGGTCCTGGACCTCCCCGTCCCCGGCGCCCGGCACCGCCTCGACTACCTCGGCGCCGCGCTGGCCGCCGCCTTCTCCATCGCGCTGCTGCTGGTCACCGAGTGGGGCGGCCGGAAGTACGCCTGGGGGTCACCGGTCGTGCTGGGGCTGATCGGCGGGGCCGCGGTGCTGCTGGCGCTGTTCCTGTGGCGGCAGGCCACGGCGGCCGAACCGGTGCTGCCGCTCGGGCTGTTCCGGGTGCGGACGGTGCGGGTCGCCTTTGCCGTGCAGGCGCTTTCCGGGGTGGCGATGATGGGGTCGATCGTCTACGTGATGCTGTATTTGCAGGTCGCGCGGGGTGTCGATCCCACTGATGCCAGTCTCTTCATGCTGCCCTTGGCCCTTGGGCTGACCGCCGTCGGGCTGCTGACCGCCCGGCTGGGCTGGTTGCCGCGCACAACGGTGCTGTCCGGGTCGGTGTGCGCCGGCCTCGCCATGGGGCTGCTGGCGCTGTCCGGTACGGGGACGGATCTGTGGGCCGTGCGGGGCGAGATGCTGCTCCTGGGGGTCGGGTTCGGGCAGCTTCTCGGGCAGCTCATCGTCATGGTGCAGCAGGCCGTGCCGGTGCGGCGGCTCGGTGTCGCCACCACGGGGATCCGCTTCTTCCAGACGCTGGGCGGGGCGCTGGGAACCGCCTTGTTCGGGACGGTGCTCGCTCGGGTGTACGCGGCGGAGGGGCCGGGTGGGTCGGCGAGCGGGATCGCGGCTTTGCGTGGCGGCGAACGCGCCGATGCGGTCGCGGCGTTCACGTCCGCGGTGGATGTGGTGTTCCTGTGCGCGGCGGGGGCGATGGCGCTGGCGTTGGTTCTGGCGTTGCGGCTGCCACGGGGTGCGGTGGAGGAGGAGAGCCCCGGTCCCGCCCTTTCACCGTTTCCCGGGGCACACCCCGGACCCCGCAGCAACGCGGCTGCGCCGCGTTAG
- the purL gene encoding phosphoribosylformylglycinamidine synthase subunit PurL encodes MTLDTVKHATETPDVEQPWAELGLKQDEYERIRAILGRRPTGAELAMYSVMWSEHCSYKSSKVHLRQFGEKAPENDALLVGIGENAGVVDVGQGYAVTFKVESHNHPSYIEPYQGAATGVGGIVRDILAMGARPVAVMDPLRFGAADHPDTKRVLPGVVAGIGGYGNCLGLPNIGGEVVFDPCYQGNPLVNALCVGVMKHEDIHLAKASGTGNKVVLYGARTGGDGIGGVSVLASETFDSTGPAKRPAVQVGDPFQEKLLIECTLELFREDLVEGIQDLGGAGLSCATSELASAGSGGMRVELDTVPLRDATLSPEEILMSESQERMCAIVEPGKIDRFLEICEKWDVIATVIGEVTDGERLEIFWHGEQIVDVPPRTVAHEGPVYERPYARPEWQDALQADDANKLPRPETAEELRAQVLEVVASPNQASKSWITGQYDRFVQGNTVLAQPEDSGMVRIDEETGLGVAVATDGNGRYAKLDPYAGAQLALAESYRNVAATGARPLAISNCLNFGSPEDPGVMWQFAEATRGLADGCLELGTPVTGGNVSLYNQTGETAIHPTPVVAVLGVIDDVARRTPMAFAEEGQLLYLLGDTKDELGGSAWSQVIHDHLGGLPPAVDLAREKLLAEILISASRDGMVDAAHDLSDGGLVQAVVESCLRGGKGARLVVPDGLDAFTFLFSESAGRAVVSVPRSEELRFTDMCGARGLPATRIGVVDGESLEVQGHFELPLAELREAHEGTLPGLFG; translated from the coding sequence ATGACGCTCGACACGGTCAAGCACGCCACCGAAACCCCCGACGTCGAACAGCCCTGGGCCGAACTCGGGCTCAAGCAGGACGAGTACGAGCGCATCCGCGCCATCCTCGGCCGCCGCCCCACCGGCGCCGAGCTCGCCATGTACTCCGTGATGTGGTCCGAGCACTGCTCGTACAAGAGCAGCAAGGTCCACCTCCGCCAGTTCGGCGAGAAGGCCCCGGAAAACGACGCCCTCCTCGTCGGCATCGGCGAGAACGCCGGCGTCGTCGACGTCGGCCAGGGCTACGCGGTCACCTTCAAGGTGGAGTCGCACAACCACCCGTCGTACATCGAGCCCTACCAGGGCGCGGCCACCGGCGTCGGCGGCATCGTCCGCGACATCCTCGCGATGGGCGCCCGCCCGGTCGCCGTGATGGACCCGCTGCGCTTCGGCGCCGCCGACCACCCCGACACCAAGCGCGTCCTGCCGGGCGTCGTCGCGGGCATCGGCGGCTACGGCAACTGCCTGGGCCTGCCCAACATCGGCGGCGAGGTCGTCTTCGACCCCTGTTACCAGGGCAACCCGCTGGTCAACGCGCTCTGCGTGGGCGTGATGAAGCACGAGGACATCCACCTCGCCAAGGCGTCCGGCACCGGCAACAAGGTCGTCCTCTACGGCGCCCGCACCGGCGGCGACGGCATCGGCGGCGTCTCCGTCCTCGCCTCCGAGACGTTCGACTCGACCGGCCCCGCCAAGCGGCCCGCCGTCCAGGTCGGCGACCCCTTCCAGGAGAAGCTCCTCATCGAGTGCACCCTGGAACTCTTCCGCGAGGACCTCGTCGAGGGCATCCAGGACCTCGGCGGCGCCGGCCTCTCCTGCGCCACCAGCGAGCTGGCGAGCGCCGGCTCCGGCGGCATGCGCGTCGAACTCGACACCGTCCCGCTGCGCGACGCGACGCTCTCGCCCGAGGAGATCCTCATGAGCGAGTCGCAGGAGCGCATGTGCGCGATCGTCGAACCCGGCAAGATCGACCGCTTCCTGGAGATCTGCGAGAAGTGGGACGTCATCGCCACCGTCATCGGTGAGGTCACCGACGGCGAGCGGCTGGAGATCTTCTGGCACGGCGAGCAGATCGTCGACGTCCCGCCGCGCACGGTCGCCCACGAGGGCCCGGTCTACGAGCGGCCCTACGCCCGCCCCGAGTGGCAGGACGCCCTCCAGGCCGACGACGCGAACAAGCTGCCCCGGCCGGAGACGGCCGAGGAACTGCGCGCCCAGGTCCTCGAGGTCGTCGCGTCCCCGAACCAGGCGTCCAAGTCCTGGATCACCGGCCAGTACGACCGCTTCGTGCAGGGCAACACCGTCCTCGCGCAGCCCGAGGACTCCGGCATGGTCCGGATCGACGAGGAGACCGGCCTCGGCGTCGCCGTCGCCACGGACGGCAACGGCCGCTACGCCAAGCTCGACCCGTACGCGGGCGCGCAGCTGGCGCTGGCGGAGTCGTACCGCAACGTGGCCGCCACCGGCGCCCGTCCGCTGGCGATCTCCAACTGCCTCAACTTCGGTTCCCCGGAGGACCCGGGCGTCATGTGGCAGTTCGCCGAGGCCACGCGCGGCCTCGCGGACGGCTGCCTGGAGCTGGGGACGCCGGTGACCGGCGGCAACGTCTCGCTCTACAACCAGACCGGCGAGACCGCCATCCACCCGACGCCCGTCGTGGCCGTGCTGGGCGTCATCGACGACGTCGCCCGCCGCACGCCGATGGCGTTCGCCGAGGAGGGCCAGCTCCTCTACCTCCTGGGCGACACCAAGGACGAACTGGGCGGCTCCGCCTGGTCCCAGGTGATCCACGACCACCTCGGCGGCCTGCCGCCGGCCGTGGACCTGGCCCGGGAGAAGCTCCTCGCCGAGATCCTGATCTCGGCGTCGCGGGACGGGATGGTGGACGCCGCCCACGACCTGTCCGACGGCGGCCTCGTCCAGGCGGTCGTCGAGTCCTGCCTGCGCGGCGGGAAGGGCGCGCGCCTGGTCGTCCCGGACGGCCTCGACGCGTTCACCTTCCTGTTCTCGGAGTCCGCGGGCCGCGCGGTCGTCTCCGTACCGCGCAGCGAGGAGCTCCGCTTCACGGACATGTGCGGGGCGCGGGGCTTGCCCGCGACGCGGATCGGCGTCGTCGACGGTGAGTCCCTGGAGGTCCAGGGCCACTTCGAGCTGCCGCTGGCGGAACTGCGCGAGGCGCACGAGGGGACGCTGCCGGGGCTGTTCGGGTAG
- the purQ gene encoding phosphoribosylformylglycinamidine synthase subunit PurQ, whose translation MTARVGVVTFPGTLDDRDTQRAVRIAGLEPVPLWHRDKDLHQVDAVVLPGGFSYGDYLRAGAISRFSPVMGTVIEQAKAGMPVLGICNGFQVLTETHLLPGAMLRNNHLHFICRDQKLRVENADTAWTADYEAGQEISVPLKNIDGRYVADERTLDELEAEGRVVFRYLDGNPNGSLRDIAGITNAAGNVVGLMPHPEHAVEPLIGTGRTDGLGFFTSILKKLVTS comes from the coding sequence GTGACGGCACGCGTAGGGGTCGTCACCTTCCCCGGCACCCTCGACGACCGCGACACCCAGCGCGCCGTCCGCATCGCCGGACTGGAGCCCGTCCCCCTCTGGCACCGCGACAAGGACCTCCACCAGGTCGACGCGGTCGTCCTGCCCGGCGGCTTCTCCTACGGCGACTACCTGCGGGCCGGCGCCATCTCCCGGTTCTCGCCGGTGATGGGGACCGTCATCGAGCAGGCGAAGGCGGGGATGCCCGTCCTCGGCATCTGCAACGGCTTCCAGGTCCTCACCGAGACCCACCTGCTGCCCGGCGCGATGCTCCGCAACAACCACCTGCACTTCATCTGCCGCGACCAGAAGCTCCGCGTCGAGAACGCGGACACCGCCTGGACGGCCGACTACGAGGCGGGCCAGGAGATCTCCGTCCCGCTGAAGAACATCGACGGCCGCTACGTGGCCGACGAGCGGACCCTGGACGAGCTGGAGGCCGAGGGCCGGGTCGTCTTCCGCTACCTGGACGGCAACCCCAACGGCTCGCTCCGCGACATCGCCGGCATCACCAACGCCGCCGGCAACGTCGTCGGCCTGATGCCGCACCCCGAGCACGCGGTCGAGCCGCTGATCGGCACGGGCCGCACCGACGGCCTCGGTTTCTTCACGTCGATCCTCAAGAAGCTGGTCACGTCATGA
- the purS gene encoding phosphoribosylformylglycinamidine synthase subunit PurS has product MARVVVDVMLKPEILDPQGQAVQRALPRLGFEGIADVRQGKRFELEVEGPVDDAALARIHEMAETFLANTVIEDFTVRVEQAGS; this is encoded by the coding sequence GTGGCACGCGTCGTAGTCGACGTCATGCTCAAGCCGGAGATCCTCGACCCGCAGGGGCAGGCGGTGCAGCGCGCGCTGCCACGCCTGGGCTTCGAGGGGATCGCCGACGTCCGTCAGGGCAAGCGCTTTGAACTCGAGGTGGAGGGCCCGGTCGACGACGCCGCCCTCGCCCGGATCCACGAGATGGCGGAAACGTTTCTCGCCAACACCGTGATCGAGGACTTCACCGTTCGAGTCGAGCAGGCCGGCTCGTGA
- a CDS encoding histone-like nucleoid-structuring protein Lsr2 yields the protein MAQRVVVTLFDDIDGGEAAETVTFGIDGKSYEIDLSTANAKKLRHALEPYLEAGRKRSRSGKAYRRTSVEPDPAAVRAWARSHGMDVPPRGRIPKKVYEAFEAAN from the coding sequence GTGGCGCAGCGTGTGGTAGTGACGCTCTTTGATGACATCGACGGGGGCGAGGCCGCGGAGACCGTCACCTTCGGCATCGACGGCAAGTCGTACGAGATCGACCTCAGCACCGCCAATGCGAAGAAACTCCGGCACGCGCTGGAGCCTTACCTGGAGGCCGGGCGGAAGCGCTCCCGTTCCGGGAAGGCGTACCGCCGCACCTCCGTCGAGCCGGACCCGGCGGCCGTCCGGGCCTGGGCCCGCTCGCACGGCATGGACGTGCCGCCGCGGGGCCGGATCCCGAAGAAGGTCTACGAGGCGTTCGAGGCCGCGAACTGA
- a CDS encoding histidine kinase produces MPEDRGSIMRAAGARGVTGVRTRVGGWRGRSRIAQVDSYMRWTLYLLPGLFPLGPTLAFLGDSGAHRTGDAVLLLLGWAQCGVGVVLFRQALEHYRMRHPAPWRWIVLSGALLFLSVIQLIALVRADGPEHLTSRPTVLMGGALIFFGALSLLAPRVRTYLWWCLLGGVGAAVAVLPFGGRLPGAVITAVMVWAAALWALATVRSTGWMLAVMWEAENARTVQARLAVAEERLRFGRDMHDVLGRNLTVIALKSELAAELARRGSPAALEQMAEVQRVARDAQRDMRELVRGYRRADLHTELAGARGVLGAARIACRVNDASGDALPDAVQSVLAWVVREGTTNVLRHADARRCTIRLRVAGPLAVLEMENDGALGGTGDSRDADGTGGTGGTGLAGLRERVRALGGTVEAGHRARGVFRLTVVVPLAAVEVPPVAEEGPSAGVAGADVPVSGAPVADVPAAGVPAADSPMTDVPPAGVPTADSPMTDVPPAHVPTADAPVPVGDRPYAAAVRTPEAERPADREGAVAGGRGVGREPDAPPETAALTRYRGGNA; encoded by the coding sequence ATGCCCGAGGACAGGGGGTCGATCATGAGGGCCGCGGGGGCCAGGGGTGTCACAGGGGTCCGGACGCGCGTCGGCGGCTGGCGGGGGCGGAGCAGGATCGCCCAGGTCGACAGCTATATGCGATGGACGCTGTATCTGCTGCCCGGCCTCTTCCCGCTCGGCCCCACCCTCGCCTTCCTCGGCGACTCCGGCGCCCACCGAACCGGTGACGCCGTCCTGCTGCTGCTCGGCTGGGCACAGTGCGGTGTGGGCGTGGTCCTCTTCCGGCAGGCGCTGGAGCACTACCGGATGCGGCACCCCGCGCCCTGGCGGTGGATCGTCCTCTCCGGTGCCCTCCTCTTCCTCTCCGTGATCCAGTTGATCGCCCTGGTGCGGGCGGACGGTCCGGAGCACCTCACGTCACGGCCCACCGTGCTGATGGGCGGAGCGCTGATCTTTTTCGGCGCCCTCAGCCTGCTGGCGCCCCGGGTGCGGACGTATCTGTGGTGGTGCCTGCTGGGCGGTGTCGGGGCGGCCGTCGCCGTCCTGCCGTTCGGTGGCCGGCTGCCCGGCGCGGTGATCACCGCGGTGATGGTCTGGGCCGCCGCCCTGTGGGCGCTGGCCACCGTGCGCAGCACGGGCTGGATGCTGGCGGTGATGTGGGAGGCGGAGAACGCCCGGACCGTGCAGGCGCGGCTGGCCGTCGCGGAGGAACGGCTGCGCTTCGGCCGGGACATGCACGACGTCCTCGGGCGCAACCTCACCGTGATCGCCCTCAAGAGCGAGCTCGCGGCCGAGCTGGCCCGCCGCGGATCGCCGGCCGCGCTGGAGCAGATGGCCGAGGTGCAGCGGGTCGCGCGGGACGCCCAGCGCGACATGCGCGAGCTGGTGCGCGGCTACCGGCGGGCGGACCTGCACACCGAACTCGCCGGGGCGCGCGGCGTGCTGGGCGCGGCGAGGATCGCCTGCCGCGTCAACGACGCCTCGGGGGACGCGCTGCCGGACGCGGTGCAGTCCGTGCTGGCGTGGGTGGTCCGCGAGGGCACGACGAACGTGCTGCGGCACGCGGACGCGCGGCGCTGCACGATACGGCTGCGGGTAGCCGGGCCCTTGGCGGTGCTGGAGATGGAGAACGACGGGGCCTTGGGCGGGACGGGCGATTCGCGGGACGCAGACGGGACTGGCGGTACGGGCGGTACCGGACTGGCCGGGCTGCGTGAGCGGGTGAGGGCGCTCGGCGGCACGGTGGAGGCCGGGCACCGGGCCCGGGGGGTGTTCCGGCTGACGGTGGTGGTGCCGCTGGCGGCGGTGGAGGTGCCGCCGGTGGCGGAAGAGGGCCCTTCGGCGGGCGTCGCGGGGGCGGACGTTCCGGTGTCCGGCGCTCCCGTGGCGGATGTTCCGGCGGCCGGCGTTCCGGCGGCGGACTCTCCCATGACGGACGTTCCCCCGGCCGGCGTTCCGACGGCGGACTCTCCCATGACGGACGTTCCCCCGGCCCACGTTCCGACGGCGGACGCTCCCGTGCCCGTCGGTGACAGGCCGTATGCCGCGGCCGTCCGGACACCCGAGGCGGAACGGCCGGCGGACCGGGAGGGAGCGGTGGCCGGCGGACGAGGCGTGGGCCGGGAGCCGGATGCCCCGCCGGAGACCGCCGCCCTCACCCGGTACCGAGGAGGAAACGCGTGA
- a CDS encoding DNA-binding response regulator, which produces MLLADDEHLIRGALAALLGLEDDLRVVAEAASGTEAIAMARAYRPDVAVLDLQMPGADGVTVATALRADVPDCRTMIVTGHGRPGHLKRALEAGVRGFVPKTVSARRLAEIIRTVHAGSRYIDPELAADAISAGDSPLTAREAELLELAEDGAPIAEIAERARLTPGTVRNYLSAAAAKLGAENRHAAARIARSQGWL; this is translated from the coding sequence CTGCTGCTCGCCGACGACGAACACCTCATCCGGGGCGCGCTCGCCGCCCTGCTGGGGCTGGAGGACGATCTCCGGGTGGTGGCGGAGGCCGCCTCGGGGACGGAGGCGATCGCCATGGCGCGGGCGTACCGGCCCGATGTGGCGGTCCTGGACCTCCAGATGCCGGGGGCGGACGGTGTGACAGTGGCCACAGCCCTGCGGGCCGACGTCCCGGACTGCCGCACCATGATCGTGACGGGGCACGGGCGGCCCGGGCATCTGAAGCGGGCCCTGGAGGCGGGCGTCCGGGGGTTCGTCCCGAAGACCGTCTCGGCCCGGCGGCTCGCCGAGATCATCCGTACCGTGCACGCGGGAAGCCGTTACATCGACCCGGAGTTGGCGGCCGACGCGATCAGCGCGGGCGACTCGCCGCTGACCGCGCGGGAGGCCGAACTGCTGGAACTGGCGGAGGACGGGGCGCCGATCGCGGAGATCGCGGAGCGGGCCCGGCTGACGCCGGGGACGGTCCGGAACTACCTCTCCGCGGCGGCCGCGAAGCTGGGTGCGGAGAACCGGCACGCGGCGGCGCGCATCGCACGGTCCCAGGGTTGGCTATAG
- a CDS encoding sensor histidine kinase: MRIPKPFRRRPLRTRLAVVTSAAVALVALGVLAAAYVVIRYEIRNQLDLQLKQQSGTLAQQARTSGTGVLYAECAWLAAPACAQVVPADPAAPGQRGLVLPVTGATRRVAAGTLGAHYSDIVRDGRSLRMLTTPLGHGRALQVAVRSDTVEKGVEQAGLLLGAVGGAGVLLAAGLGYAASRTALRPVSRLTATAERIAATRDPAHRITLPPDEERPQDSRDEITRLATSFNTMLAELEDAVAAQRRLVADASHELRTPLTALRTNAELLARAERLTPAQRDRAAGALGRQLREVTGLVNDLIELARDEEPRQLVERVRLDLLTESCVAAARGHWPATPFTLRTGDVADVTVPGVPARLARLLANLLDNAAKFSPPGAAVEVRLDRRPDAVELTVRDHGPGISDEDRPHVFDRFYRSRQARALPGSGLGLAMARQIARAHGAELTAERPPSGPGALFRLRFPAPG, translated from the coding sequence GTGAGGATCCCCAAGCCGTTCCGCCGCCGCCCGCTGCGCACCCGCCTGGCCGTCGTGACCTCCGCCGCCGTGGCGCTCGTCGCGCTGGGCGTCCTCGCCGCCGCCTACGTGGTGATCCGCTACGAGATCAGGAACCAGCTCGACCTCCAGCTCAAGCAGCAGTCCGGCACCCTCGCCCAGCAGGCGCGCACCAGCGGAACCGGCGTGCTCTACGCCGAGTGCGCCTGGCTGGCCGCGCCCGCCTGCGCCCAGGTCGTGCCCGCCGACCCGGCCGCGCCCGGCCAGCGCGGCCTGGTGCTGCCCGTCACCGGCGCCACCCGCCGCGTCGCCGCCGGCACCCTCGGCGCGCACTACAGCGACATCGTCCGCGACGGCCGCTCGCTGCGGATGCTCACCACCCCGCTCGGCCACGGCCGCGCCCTCCAGGTCGCGGTCCGCTCGGACACCGTCGAGAAGGGCGTGGAACAGGCCGGACTGCTGCTCGGCGCGGTCGGCGGCGCCGGGGTGCTGCTGGCCGCCGGCCTCGGCTACGCCGCGTCGCGGACCGCCCTGCGCCCGGTGTCCCGGCTCACCGCCACCGCCGAACGCATCGCTGCCACCCGCGACCCGGCCCACCGGATCACCCTGCCGCCGGACGAGGAGCGGCCCCAGGACTCGCGGGACGAGATCACCCGGCTCGCCACCAGCTTCAACACCATGCTGGCCGAACTGGAGGACGCGGTCGCCGCCCAGCGCCGCCTCGTCGCCGACGCCTCCCACGAACTGCGCACCCCGCTCACCGCGCTGCGCACCAACGCCGAACTCCTCGCCCGCGCCGAGCGGCTCACCCCCGCCCAGCGCGACCGAGCGGCCGGCGCCCTCGGGCGCCAGCTCCGCGAGGTGACCGGTCTCGTCAACGACCTGATCGAGCTGGCCCGCGACGAGGAACCGCGCCAACTCGTCGAGCGGGTACGGCTCGACCTGCTCACGGAGAGCTGCGTGGCCGCGGCGCGCGGTCACTGGCCGGCCACGCCCTTCACCCTGCGCACCGGGGACGTGGCGGACGTCACCGTGCCCGGCGTCCCCGCCCGGCTCGCCCGGCTGCTGGCCAACCTGCTGGACAACGCCGCCAAGTTCAGCCCGCCCGGCGCCGCCGTCGAGGTCCGCCTGGACCGGCGCCCCGACGCGGTCGAGCTCACCGTCCGCGACCACGGACCCGGCATCTCCGACGAGGACCGGCCGCACGTCTTCGACCGCTTCTACCGCTCCCGGCAGGCCCGCGCCCTGCCCGGTTCGGGGCTCGGGCTGGCCATGGCCCGGCAGATCGCCCGCGCGCACGGCGCGGAACTCACGGCGGAACGCCCGCCGAGCGGCCCGGGCGCGCTCTTCCGCCTGCGCTTCCCGGCCCCCGGGTGA
- a CDS encoding response regulator transcription factor, translated as MAAPVPPAGPAVLVVDDDPDVRAAVVDGLAVEGYDVRDAADGLAALSAVAAAPPAAIVLDLAMPVLDGLAVCRRLRELGDRTPILVLTARDAVSDRVAGLDAGADDYLVKPFALDELLARLRALLRRAAPGPAGAADGPGDAAGLLGYADLTVDPATRTGERGGTPLEFTRTEFTLLELFLRHPGQVLPRDTIQQHVWGADFGPESNSLSVYIGYLRRKLEAGGAPRLLHTVHGIGYRLAAP; from the coding sequence ATGGCCGCTCCTGTCCCACCCGCCGGTCCCGCCGTGCTCGTCGTCGACGACGACCCCGACGTCCGCGCCGCCGTCGTCGACGGCCTCGCCGTCGAGGGCTACGACGTCCGCGACGCCGCCGACGGGCTCGCGGCCCTGTCCGCCGTGGCCGCCGCCCCGCCCGCCGCGATCGTCCTCGACCTCGCCATGCCCGTCCTCGACGGCCTCGCCGTCTGCCGTCGGCTGCGCGAACTCGGCGACCGCACGCCCATCCTCGTCCTCACCGCCCGCGACGCCGTCTCCGACCGCGTCGCGGGCCTGGACGCCGGGGCCGACGACTACCTCGTCAAACCGTTCGCCCTCGACGAGCTGCTGGCGCGGCTGCGCGCCCTGCTGCGCCGCGCCGCACCCGGCCCGGCCGGCGCCGCCGACGGGCCCGGGGACGCGGCCGGCCTGCTCGGGTACGCCGACCTCACCGTGGACCCCGCCACCCGCACCGGCGAGCGCGGCGGGACGCCCCTGGAGTTCACCCGCACCGAGTTCACCCTGCTGGAACTGTTCCTCCGCCACCCCGGCCAGGTGCTGCCCCGCGACACCATCCAGCAGCACGTCTGGGGCGCCGACTTCGGCCCCGAGTCCAACTCCCTCTCCGTCTACATCGGTTACCTGCGCCGCAAGCTGGAGGCGGGCGGCGCGCCCCGCCTCCTGCACACCGTCCACGGCATCGGCTACCGGCTGGCCGCACCGTGA